A genomic segment from Marinobacter subterrani encodes:
- a CDS encoding DASH family cryptochrome, whose product MNTLYWFTRDLRLHDNAALLAASRSDMLLCVYVVDPRWFAPGPLQSKTMGDHRWRFLWQSLVALERSLRPLGQRLHIAFGEPETVIPDLVHAHRVARVVRSRLPGTREASQWRAIKDRLPETLFQQFETLSLFTEGSLPMTLRDLPNTFSQFRKQVEKTGERCSGRLRIRTLTALPPPPGFPEDNRGDCPPIAEPLHPLQFMGGEAAGLERLREFLYGNHGIDTYKETRNALDRWDASSKLSPWLANGCLSVREAAESISEYEASETENESTYWLWFELLWREYFYWCALKHGANLFRRDGVQHKHRHGTFYGHRFKAWCQGNTEYPIVNAAMNQLRETGYMSNRARQLVASCFINELGLDWRYGAAWFEEQLIDYDVGSNYGNWQYLAGVGADPRGLRQFNLEKQTQQHDPTGTFIDRWGGHAEQPVGLHTVDAADWPLL is encoded by the coding sequence TTGAATACGCTTTACTGGTTCACCCGCGACCTTCGCCTGCACGACAACGCCGCACTACTGGCCGCGTCCCGCTCCGACATGCTGCTCTGCGTCTACGTGGTGGACCCACGCTGGTTCGCGCCGGGGCCGCTGCAGAGCAAGACCATGGGGGATCACCGCTGGCGTTTTCTCTGGCAGAGTCTGGTGGCGCTGGAGCGCAGCCTGCGCCCACTGGGGCAGAGGCTGCATATTGCCTTTGGTGAGCCGGAAACGGTGATCCCGGATCTGGTGCACGCGCACCGGGTTGCCCGGGTGGTTCGCTCGCGGTTACCGGGTACCCGGGAGGCCAGTCAGTGGCGGGCGATCAAGGACAGGCTGCCAGAGACTCTGTTCCAGCAATTCGAAACCCTGAGCCTGTTTACCGAGGGTTCCCTGCCCATGACCCTGCGGGACCTGCCCAATACCTTTTCCCAGTTTCGCAAGCAGGTGGAGAAAACCGGCGAACGCTGCTCCGGGCGACTGAGAATCCGCACGCTCACGGCCCTGCCCCCACCGCCGGGTTTTCCGGAAGACAACCGGGGTGACTGCCCGCCCATCGCGGAGCCACTTCACCCCTTGCAGTTCATGGGTGGCGAAGCCGCCGGGCTCGAGCGACTCCGGGAATTTTTGTACGGCAACCACGGCATCGACACTTATAAGGAAACCCGCAACGCTCTGGATCGCTGGGATGCCTCGTCAAAACTCTCGCCCTGGCTGGCCAATGGCTGTCTCTCGGTCCGGGAGGCGGCGGAGAGCATTTCCGAATACGAGGCCAGTGAGACCGAAAATGAGTCCACCTATTGGCTCTGGTTCGAGTTACTCTGGCGGGAATACTTTTACTGGTGCGCGCTTAAGCACGGTGCCAACCTGTTCCGCCGGGATGGTGTCCAGCACAAGCATCGCCACGGCACCTTTTATGGCCATCGGTTCAAGGCCTGGTGCCAGGGTAATACCGAGTACCCAATCGTGAATGCAGCCATGAACCAGCTTCGGGAAACCGGCTACATGAGCAACCGGGCCAGGCAACTCGTGGCCAGCTGCTTCATCAACGAACTGGGGCTGGACTGGCGTTATGGCGCGGCATGGTTTGAAGAGCAACTGATCGACTATGATGTGGGGAGCAACTACGGCAACTGGCAGTACCTGGCGGGCGTGGGGGCCGACCCCAGAGGCCTGCGGCAATTCAACCTCGAGAAGCAGACCCAACAGCACGACCCCACCGGCACGTTTATCGACCGCTGGGGCGGGCACGCGGAACAGCCGGTAGGTTTGCACACAGTGGATGCGGCAGACTGGCCCCTGCTCTAA
- a CDS encoding phytoene desaturase family protein — protein sequence MVVKSAVVNSPSSEKLKPSTIRIGTRYRANRLKGPYDAIVIGSGIGGLTTAACLAKAGKKILVLEQHYTAGGYTHSYARNGYEWDVGVHYIGDMGSPHTLGRRLFDYITDGKLTWAPMDENYDRFFLGDKVVNLRAGNEGLRHSLLSAFPEEQGAIDQYLKLLGKVADGMQWYTLSKLTPGILSPIVHKGLDVALPDCFNKTTWDVLSELTNNQELIGAITGQWGDCGVTPKQSSFMVHALIAKHYLYGGFYPVGGASEIAKTIIPVIQEPGGEVFTYADVTNILVEKGKATGVRMADGEEIRAPLVISNAGVINTFEKLLPPDAAKKVGYQSKRRHIIPSMPHIGLYIGLKGTPDQLGLPRTNFWIYPSADHDGNVQQFLDDPEHTDFPVVYISFPAAKDPDYQNRWPGTSTIEIVAPTTWEMFEPWQDTTWGKRGDDYEALKQKITDQLLEAMYEKLPQLRGKVDYVETSTPLSTAWFCRYGRGELYGLDHNPERFEQGWLKPKTDIPGLYLTGQDILTCGVVGAMIGGLVSTLAIQGWRGAGLAKRIFVG from the coding sequence ATGGTGGTGAAAAGCGCGGTGGTAAACAGTCCGTCTTCCGAAAAACTCAAACCGAGCACCATTCGAATCGGCACAAGATACCGGGCCAACCGATTGAAAGGCCCCTACGACGCCATCGTGATCGGCTCCGGTATTGGCGGACTGACCACCGCCGCCTGCCTGGCCAAAGCCGGCAAGAAGATCCTGGTCCTTGAGCAACACTACACCGCCGGCGGCTACACCCACAGCTACGCCCGCAACGGCTACGAGTGGGATGTGGGTGTGCACTACATTGGCGACATGGGCTCGCCCCACACCCTGGGCCGCCGGCTGTTCGACTACATCACCGACGGCAAGCTGACCTGGGCGCCCATGGACGAGAACTACGACCGGTTCTTCCTGGGCGACAAGGTGGTCAACCTGCGCGCCGGCAATGAAGGCTTGCGCCACTCGCTGCTCAGCGCCTTCCCGGAGGAACAGGGCGCCATCGACCAGTACCTGAAGCTGCTGGGCAAGGTCGCTGACGGCATGCAGTGGTATACCCTCTCCAAGCTGACGCCCGGCATCCTGAGCCCGATTGTTCACAAAGGCCTGGACGTAGCGCTGCCAGACTGTTTCAACAAGACCACCTGGGACGTACTGAGCGAGCTGACCAATAACCAGGAGCTGATCGGCGCCATCACCGGCCAGTGGGGCGACTGCGGGGTCACGCCGAAACAGTCCAGCTTCATGGTCCATGCCCTGATCGCCAAGCATTACCTGTATGGCGGGTTTTACCCGGTCGGCGGTGCCTCGGAGATTGCCAAGACGATTATTCCGGTGATTCAGGAACCGGGCGGTGAGGTCTTCACCTACGCCGACGTGACCAACATCCTGGTCGAGAAAGGCAAGGCGACTGGCGTACGCATGGCCGATGGCGAGGAAATCCGGGCACCTCTGGTGATCAGCAATGCCGGGGTCATCAACACCTTCGAAAAGCTGCTGCCGCCCGATGCGGCCAAAAAGGTCGGGTATCAGAGCAAGCGCCGGCACATTATTCCGTCCATGCCCCACATCGGCCTCTATATTGGCCTGAAGGGCACACCGGACCAGCTCGGGCTGCCCCGCACCAACTTCTGGATTTACCCCAGTGCCGACCACGACGGCAACGTTCAACAGTTCCTGGACGACCCGGAGCACACGGATTTCCCGGTGGTGTATATCTCCTTCCCGGCGGCCAAGGATCCGGATTACCAGAACCGCTGGCCCGGCACCTCCACCATCGAGATCGTGGCGCCCACCACCTGGGAAATGTTCGAGCCCTGGCAGGACACCACCTGGGGCAAGCGCGGCGACGACTACGAGGCGCTGAAGCAGAAAATCACCGACCAGTTGCTGGAAGCGATGTACGAGAAGCTACCCCAACTTCGGGGCAAGGTAGATTACGTGGAAACCTCCACGCCGCTCTCCACCGCCTGGTTCTGCCGTTACGGCCGGGGCGAGCTGTACGGGCTGGACCACAACCCCGAACGCTTCGAGCAGGGCTGGCTGAAACCGAAAACCGACATTCCCGGGCTCTACCTCACCGGCCAGGACATCCTCACCTGTGGCGTGGTGGGCGCCATGATTGGCGGCCTGGTCAGCACCCTGGCGATCCAGGGCTGGCGCGGCGCTGGGCTGGCGAAGCGGATATTTGTGGGTTAA
- a CDS encoding ABC transporter ATP-binding protein — MSNELSVDNLVTGYGKQEIVHDISVSARPGQITCIFGPNGSGKSTVVKAIAGLLPAWSGRITLGNTELTGLPVHAMVRNGIVMMPQGGGVFPRFTVMENLRMGGYALDNKQVVEDRIEALIADYPNLQRRRNTAAGSLSGGEQMMVAIARALVTDPEFVMLDEPSAGLSPALVHETMERVVSLKERGVGVIMVEQNIREALPVADSVYIFAGGKRKFAGTQKDIRDDNHLMSIYMGGD; from the coding sequence ATGAGCAACGAGCTGAGCGTCGACAACCTGGTTACCGGTTACGGTAAACAGGAGATAGTGCATGACATCTCCGTCTCTGCCCGACCGGGGCAGATAACCTGCATTTTCGGCCCCAATGGCAGCGGCAAATCCACTGTTGTGAAGGCGATTGCCGGTCTTTTACCGGCATGGTCCGGACGGATCACACTCGGCAACACCGAGCTCACCGGGTTACCGGTACACGCCATGGTGCGCAACGGCATTGTGATGATGCCTCAGGGCGGGGGTGTATTTCCGCGCTTTACCGTCATGGAGAACCTCAGAATGGGCGGGTACGCGCTGGACAATAAACAGGTTGTTGAGGACCGTATTGAAGCGCTAATTGCGGATTACCCCAACTTGCAGCGCCGGCGGAATACCGCGGCGGGCTCACTGTCGGGGGGAGAGCAGATGATGGTGGCCATCGCCCGGGCGCTGGTCACGGATCCTGAGTTTGTGATGCTTGACGAGCCCTCAGCGGGGCTCTCCCCCGCGCTGGTCCATGAAACCATGGAGCGTGTTGTCAGCCTGAAGGAGCGCGGCGTCGGCGTCATCATGGTGGAGCAGAATATTCGTGAAGCCCTCCCTGTCGCCGACAGTGTGTATATCTTTGCAGGGGGGAAGCGCAAATTTGCAGGCACACAGAAAGACATCAGGGATGACAATCATCTGATGTCTATCTATATGGGCGGCGACTGA
- a CDS encoding ammonium transporter, producing MEITSAVQTLTESANTLFILIGAIMVLAMHAGFAFLEVGTVRHKNQVNALVKIMTDFGVSTVAYFFIGYYVAYGSHFMTGAAELTAANGYELVKFFFLMTFAAAIPAIVSGGIAERAKFYPMLIASSLIVAFVYPFFEGLIWNGNYGFQSWLQTRFGASFHDFAGSVVVHAVGGWIALAAVLVLGARKGRYRNGRVVAFAPSNIPFLALGAWILTVGWFGFNVMSAQTLDGISGLVAVNSLMAMVGGILVSMFLGRKDPGFIHNGPLAGLVAVCAGSDLMHPVGALVTGAVAGAIFVYLFEWAQAKIERLDDVLGVWPLHGVCGAWGAIACGIFGQQALGGLGGVSLMSQLIGSVAGILVAFVGGLVVYSVINAISGLRLTEEEEFNGADLSIHRIGANAVE from the coding sequence GTGGAAATCACGAGTGCAGTACAAACCCTGACCGAAAGCGCCAACACGCTGTTCATTCTTATCGGTGCCATCATGGTGCTGGCCATGCACGCCGGCTTTGCCTTCCTGGAAGTTGGCACCGTGCGCCACAAGAACCAGGTGAACGCCCTGGTCAAGATCATGACTGACTTTGGCGTCTCCACCGTAGCCTACTTCTTTATCGGCTATTACGTCGCGTACGGCAGTCATTTCATGACCGGCGCCGCTGAGCTCACCGCCGCCAACGGCTACGAACTGGTGAAGTTTTTCTTCCTGATGACCTTTGCCGCCGCCATTCCTGCCATCGTCTCCGGCGGCATTGCCGAGCGGGCGAAGTTCTACCCCATGCTGATTGCCTCAAGCCTGATCGTGGCCTTTGTGTATCCGTTCTTCGAGGGCCTGATCTGGAACGGCAATTATGGTTTTCAGAGCTGGCTGCAGACCCGGTTTGGTGCATCCTTCCACGACTTCGCCGGCTCCGTTGTGGTGCATGCGGTTGGTGGCTGGATTGCCCTGGCCGCTGTCCTGGTACTGGGCGCCCGCAAGGGCCGGTACCGTAACGGCAGGGTGGTCGCCTTTGCCCCCTCCAACATTCCGTTCCTGGCGTTGGGCGCCTGGATTCTCACCGTGGGCTGGTTCGGCTTCAATGTCATGTCTGCCCAGACCCTGGATGGCATCAGCGGCCTGGTGGCCGTGAACAGCCTGATGGCCATGGTTGGCGGCATTCTGGTGTCCATGTTTCTGGGCCGCAAAGACCCGGGCTTTATTCACAACGGTCCCCTGGCCGGACTGGTCGCCGTCTGTGCCGGTTCCGACCTGATGCACCCGGTCGGTGCACTGGTTACCGGAGCGGTGGCCGGCGCCATCTTCGTGTACCTGTTTGAGTGGGCCCAGGCGAAAATCGAGCGTCTGGACGATGTGCTGGGTGTCTGGCCCCTGCACGGTGTGTGCGGTGCCTGGGGGGCCATCGCCTGCGGCATCTTCGGCCAGCAGGCCCTGGGTGGCCTGGGGGGCGTGAGCCTGATGTCACAGCTGATCGGTTCCGTGGCAGGAATCCTCGTTGCCTTCGTCGGCGGCCTGGTGGTCTATAGTGTAATAAACGCAATCTCCGGCCTGCGGTTGACCGAAGAGGAAGAGTTCAACGGTGCGGATCTGAGCATCCACCGCATCGGCGCCAACGCCGTCGAGTAA
- a CDS encoding flagellar motor protein MotB: MDELPEEEKPGIPAWVVTFADLMSLLMCFFVLLLSFSEIDAQKFKQIAGELSQAFGVQREVPVLEIPEGTSPIFDKFSPAPPEPTVVNEVKQTTTEEAPQLQTLKSPTDMAVEAAMEEQMQETMDEILKVLEPAIADGRINVSQDQRRIVIRVEEKGSFPSGSAQLTWEFEGLLLDMAKVLSGIPGKLTIEGHTDNLPIRTDRFYSNWDLSAARAAAVANVLVARDQVEPSRLSVTGLADTEPRVPNTSAENRAQNRRVEIIIDLSGPLQEQEVRLRELIQSESENQKSPLGIESHSATPGEISW; encoded by the coding sequence ATGGACGAGTTACCGGAGGAGGAAAAACCGGGGATTCCCGCCTGGGTCGTCACTTTTGCCGACCTGATGTCCCTGTTGATGTGCTTCTTCGTGTTGCTGCTGTCGTTTTCGGAGATCGACGCCCAGAAATTCAAGCAGATCGCCGGCGAACTCTCCCAGGCCTTCGGTGTTCAGCGGGAAGTGCCGGTACTTGAAATACCGGAGGGCACCAGCCCCATCTTCGACAAGTTTTCGCCGGCGCCACCCGAGCCAACGGTGGTCAACGAAGTCAAACAGACCACCACCGAGGAAGCCCCTCAGCTCCAGACCCTGAAGAGTCCAACCGACATGGCCGTCGAAGCCGCCATGGAGGAACAGATGCAGGAAACCATGGATGAGATCCTGAAGGTCCTGGAGCCTGCTATTGCCGACGGGCGTATCAATGTCAGCCAGGATCAGCGGCGCATTGTGATTCGGGTGGAAGAAAAAGGCTCGTTTCCGTCCGGCTCGGCGCAGCTGACCTGGGAATTTGAAGGCCTGTTGCTGGATATGGCGAAGGTGCTCTCAGGCATTCCCGGCAAACTGACCATCGAGGGGCATACCGACAACCTCCCCATCCGCACCGATCGCTTCTACAGTAACTGGGATCTCTCTGCCGCACGCGCTGCCGCTGTTGCCAATGTGCTCGTGGCCCGGGACCAGGTCGAGCCCAGCCGTCTGTCCGTCACCGGGCTGGCCGATACCGAACCCAGGGTGCCGAACACCTCTGCGGAAAACCGTGCGCAGAACCGCAGAGTGGAAATCATCATCGATCTCTCCGGCCCGTTGCAGGAACAGGAAGTTCGCCTCAGGGAGCTCATTCAATCGGAATCCGAGAACCAGAAGTCGCCCCTCGGGATCGAATCCCACAGCGCAACGCCTGGCGAAATCAGCTGGTAA
- a CDS encoding circularly permuted type 2 ATP-grasp protein has protein sequence MLIQTPAEGLYDELFDEDNRVRSHCRMLEHWLVNSDEDLIAEKRREADVLFQRLGITFNVYGEDQGADRLIPFDLIPRVISATDWHILQTGLRQRVQALNRFLHDIYHDYEIVKAGVISAEQVFANPQYQPGMQNLKLPRNLYCHIAGIDLIRHNDGDFYVLEDNLRCPSGVSYMLENRRMMMRLFPELFAHSSVAPVEHYPNLLGETLRAASLKPDPTVVVLTPGRFNSAYFEHAFLARQMGVELVEGADLFVAHNRVYMKTTVGPQQVDVIYRRVDDDFLDPLAGNPDSMLGVAGLYAAYRTGNVVLTNAMGTGVADDKSIYPYVPDMIRFYLDEEPILKNVPTWQCRKPTDLQYVLDHLPELVVKEAQGAGGYGMLIGPKASKKELATFRSLLKARPQDYIAQPTLSLSTCPTFVNEGVAPRHLDLRPFVLSGKKIQMVPGGLTRVALKEGSLVVNSSQGGGTKDTWVLEDDPC, from the coding sequence ATGCTGATCCAGACGCCGGCCGAAGGCCTGTACGACGAACTCTTTGACGAAGACAACCGGGTACGGAGCCATTGCCGGATGCTGGAACACTGGCTGGTCAACTCCGATGAGGACCTGATCGCCGAGAAACGCCGCGAGGCGGATGTGCTGTTCCAGCGTCTTGGCATCACCTTCAACGTGTATGGTGAGGACCAGGGGGCGGACCGGCTGATTCCGTTTGACCTGATTCCACGCGTCATCTCCGCCACCGACTGGCACATACTGCAAACCGGTCTCCGGCAAAGGGTCCAGGCCCTGAACCGCTTCCTGCACGACATCTATCACGACTACGAGATCGTCAAGGCCGGCGTGATCAGTGCCGAGCAGGTGTTTGCCAACCCCCAGTACCAGCCAGGCATGCAGAACCTGAAGCTGCCCCGGAACCTGTATTGCCACATCGCCGGCATCGACCTGATCCGTCATAACGACGGCGATTTCTACGTGCTTGAGGACAACCTGCGTTGCCCCAGCGGCGTGTCCTACATGCTGGAGAACCGCCGGATGATGATGCGGCTGTTCCCGGAGCTGTTTGCCCATTCTTCCGTGGCACCGGTGGAGCACTACCCGAACCTGTTGGGCGAAACGCTGCGGGCGGCCTCCCTCAAACCCGACCCTACAGTGGTTGTGCTGACACCCGGCCGGTTCAACAGCGCCTACTTTGAACACGCCTTTCTGGCACGGCAAATGGGGGTGGAGCTGGTGGAGGGGGCCGACCTGTTCGTCGCCCACAACAGGGTTTACATGAAAACCACCGTCGGCCCGCAACAGGTGGATGTGATCTACCGGCGGGTCGATGATGACTTCCTGGACCCGCTGGCCGGCAACCCGGATTCCATGCTCGGTGTGGCAGGGCTCTACGCGGCCTACCGCACCGGCAACGTGGTACTGACCAACGCCATGGGCACCGGGGTGGCCGATGACAAGTCCATCTACCCCTATGTGCCCGACATGATCCGGTTTTACCTGGATGAGGAACCCATCCTGAAAAATGTTCCGACCTGGCAATGCCGAAAGCCGACCGACCTCCAGTATGTGCTGGATCACCTGCCGGAACTGGTGGTCAAGGAAGCCCAGGGTGCCGGCGGTTACGGCATGCTGATCGGGCCGAAGGCGAGCAAGAAGGAACTGGCCACCTTCCGCAGCCTGCTCAAGGCCCGGCCCCAGGACTACATCGCCCAGCCGACGCTGAGCCTCTCCACCTGCCCGACCTTTGTCAATGAAGGCGTGGCGCCCCGGCACCTGGATCTGCGCCCCTTCGTGCTGTCCGGCAAGAAGATCCAGATGGTGCCGGGCGGGCTCACACGGGTGGCCCTGAAGGAAGGGTCGCTGGTGGTTAATTCATCCCAGGGTGGTGGCACCAAAGACACCTGGGTACTGGAGGACGACCCATGCTGA
- a CDS encoding DUF6231 family protein has translation MNDVTDNGSTSTARETLARIIDTSSPATLLSCGTLATEVSKIWQKHQQGVEVRALDTTDPNASLLLDRVADLALITDTLEHLPHDEGALLLGQLRNYGTHQIAVLVGETPDWAFADFIGLGFRRHAELKSDNGALTLYTYNLDTYNHKRAWNTPENWANPEMWGKAWW, from the coding sequence ATGAATGATGTGACGGACAACGGAAGCACCAGCACAGCGCGGGAAACCCTGGCCCGCATCATCGACACCAGCTCGCCCGCCACCCTGCTGAGCTGCGGCACTCTGGCCACCGAGGTGTCTAAGATCTGGCAGAAACACCAGCAGGGTGTGGAGGTGCGCGCGCTGGACACCACCGACCCGAACGCCAGCCTGCTTCTGGATCGGGTTGCAGACCTGGCACTGATCACCGACACCCTCGAACACCTGCCCCATGATGAAGGCGCGTTGCTGCTCGGCCAGCTCAGAAACTACGGCACACACCAGATCGCTGTACTGGTGGGCGAAACGCCGGACTGGGCCTTTGCCGATTTCATCGGCCTCGGCTTCCGGCGCCATGCCGAGCTGAAAAGTGATAACGGCGCACTCACGCTGTACACCTACAATCTGGATACTTACAACCACAAACGGGCCTGGAACACGCCAGAGAACTGGGCCAATCCGGAAATGTGGGGCAAAGCATGGTGGTGA
- a CDS encoding MotA/TolQ/ExbB proton channel family protein, which translates to MDFATLVGLAGAILIIASAVILGTSPSVFINAPSLLIVVGGTLLVVLAKFSFAQFFGAFKAAARAFKFKLPETQASIEELVDIANVARKEGVLGLEGREVGSPFLAQGIQMLVDGQNGNTIKQLLGKERLMTLDHNRSGAKVFTAMADVAPAMGMIGTLVGLVQMLSNMEDPKSIGPAMAVALLTTLYGAMIATMIATPIADKLSLRMTEEARMQSLYIDALVAIQEGTNPRIIEQMLSSYLPRKEREKLAEAEVT; encoded by the coding sequence GTGGATTTTGCCACACTGGTCGGCCTTGCTGGCGCGATACTTATTATCGCCTCTGCCGTGATTCTCGGCACCTCACCTTCGGTTTTTATCAACGCTCCCTCGCTGTTGATCGTGGTTGGCGGTACCCTGCTGGTGGTGCTTGCCAAGTTCAGCTTTGCCCAGTTTTTTGGCGCCTTCAAAGCCGCGGCAAGGGCTTTCAAGTTCAAATTGCCGGAAACCCAGGCCAGTATTGAAGAACTGGTGGACATCGCCAACGTTGCCCGTAAGGAAGGGGTTCTTGGCCTGGAGGGCCGGGAAGTCGGCAGCCCCTTTCTGGCCCAGGGTATCCAGATGCTGGTGGATGGCCAGAATGGCAATACCATCAAGCAGCTTCTTGGCAAGGAGCGCCTGATGACGCTCGACCACAACCGGTCCGGCGCCAAGGTATTTACCGCCATGGCCGACGTTGCCCCCGCCATGGGTATGATCGGCACACTGGTCGGCCTGGTGCAGATGCTCTCGAACATGGAAGACCCGAAATCCATTGGTCCGGCCATGGCGGTCGCCCTGCTGACCACGCTCTATGGGGCCATGATCGCCACCATGATCGCCACGCCCATTGCCGACAAGCTGTCGCTGCGAATGACCGAAGAGGCGCGTATGCAGTCGCTGTACATCGACGCCCTCGTTGCCATCCAGGAAGGCACCAACCCGCGGATTATTGAACAGATGCTCTCCAGCTACCTGCCGCGCAAGGAGCGTGAAAAACTCGCAGAGGCTGAGGTTACCTAG
- a CDS encoding YkvA family protein, whose product MALFSQKNARKQLDAEASKVHRADLEALLDRQRAIEEKVKGSGKLARFSADIKLMFSMIRDYWYGNYRSVPWKTIAAIAGALVYVMNPLDVIPDLILGFGFIDDAGVVALCLKLVESDLHRYAAWKEHQEDMESVPGTN is encoded by the coding sequence ATGGCTCTTTTCAGCCAGAAAAACGCCCGCAAACAGCTGGATGCCGAGGCCAGCAAGGTTCACCGGGCAGACCTGGAGGCGTTGCTGGACCGGCAGCGCGCCATTGAAGAAAAAGTGAAAGGCAGCGGCAAGCTGGCGCGTTTCAGCGCCGACATCAAGCTGATGTTTTCCATGATCCGGGACTACTGGTACGGCAACTACCGGAGCGTACCCTGGAAAACCATCGCCGCAATCGCAGGGGCGCTGGTGTATGTGATGAACCCGCTGGACGTCATACCGGACCTGATTCTTGGTTTCGGCTTCATTGACGATGCCGGCGTGGTGGCCCTGTGCCTGAAACTGGTTGAATCGGATCTGCACCGCTACGCCGCCTGGAAAGAGCACCAGGAAGATATGGAAAGTGTGCCCGGGACGAATTGA
- a CDS encoding Npun_F0296 family exosortase-dependent surface protein: MKFNFASKFIATAMVLLFAGSAHALLITAEAGGVTTTSVSGANIETFNSGSCATYASCTGDFTIFTSSSGQSAQPPGIDSAYLSVPNPDQSGTAFLTLGTNANYFGLYWGSIDSYNTLAFLFQGNEVASFTGTQIATFIPGTANGDQASYSSNRYFNFFFGSQLFDEVKLTSNGYAFETDNHAFATVPEPGTLALLALGLTGLLLARRRKQA, translated from the coding sequence ATGAAGTTTAATTTTGCATCCAAGTTCATCGCTACCGCTATGGTCTTGTTATTCGCTGGCAGCGCTCACGCACTTCTGATCACTGCCGAAGCTGGCGGTGTTACGACCACCAGCGTTTCCGGGGCCAACATTGAAACCTTTAACAGCGGCAGTTGCGCCACCTATGCCAGCTGCACAGGCGACTTCACCATTTTCACCAGCTCCAGTGGTCAGAGCGCTCAACCACCGGGCATCGATAGCGCCTATCTGTCCGTACCCAACCCTGATCAGTCCGGAACAGCCTTTCTGACGCTAGGCACCAATGCTAACTACTTTGGCCTCTACTGGGGCTCAATTGATAGCTACAACACCCTGGCTTTCCTGTTCCAAGGCAACGAAGTCGCCAGCTTCACCGGCACTCAAATCGCCACCTTCATCCCGGGCACTGCAAATGGAGACCAGGCCTCTTACTCCAGCAACCGCTACTTCAACTTCTTCTTCGGCAGCCAGCTGTTCGACGAGGTTAAGCTGACCAGCAACGGGTATGCTTTCGAAACCGATAACCACGCGTTCGCGACCGTTCCAGAGCCGGGCACCTTGGCCCTGCTGGCCCTTGGCCTCACCGGACTTCTGCTCGCACGTCGCCGCAAACAAGCCTGA